Proteins from one Juglans microcarpa x Juglans regia isolate MS1-56 chromosome 6S, Jm3101_v1.0, whole genome shotgun sequence genomic window:
- the LOC121237497 gene encoding putative Peroxidase 48 — translation MPSCMNIWFILMVSIPMIISLTNPRGESERSSGALHSVSSWVSPNDEASLEYDFYRETCPQAEVIVRSSMARIYSKHKDVPAALLRLFFHDCFILGCDASILLDDSNGDKNRSIERQAVPNKSLKGFDKIDLIKEELEEACPGVVSCADIVSVATRDGIVLAGGPFYPVLTGRRDSTSSYYQEALAGIPRPDNDITQTLHLFSLRGFDERETVSLLGGHSIGKIGCDIIQKRISDFNGTGQPDPSISPDLLKEMRQKCQGSNQTTSHPPPSPLTSLEMNESAVGLSYFQTLSSSMSSGVGFDTHYYRSLLRGRGLLFSDQQLMNEEKTARLVMAYASDDGSTFRMDFARSLMKMSSLSVLTGTQGLVRRNCSLAS, via the exons ATGCCGAGTTGTATGAACATCTGGTTCATTCTAATGGTTTCGATCCCCATGATTATATCTTTGACAAACCCAAGAGGTGAGAGTGAAAGATCCTCTGGTGCCCTGCATTCCGTTTCTTCTTGGGTTTCTCCCAATGATGAGGCGAGCTTAGAGTACGACTTTTACCGCGAGACTTGCCCACAAGCAGAGGTTATCGTGAGGTCCTCCATGGCTCGCATTTACTCTAAGCACAAGGATGTCCCAGCGGCTCTACTGCGCCTCTTCTTCCATGACTGCTTCATTCTT GGATGTGATGCTTCGATCCTCTTGGATGACAGCAATGGTGATAAAAACCGTTCCATTGAGAGGCAGGCCGTACCCAATAAGTCCTTGAAAGGTTTTGATAAAATTGATTTGATCAAGGAGGAGCTGGAAGAAGCTTGTCCAGGGGTGGTTTCATGTGCTGATATAGTTTCTGTTGCCACTAGAGATGGCATTGTTCTG GCTGGTGGCCCTTTCTATCCTGTATTAACAGGCCGCAGGGATAGCACTAGTTCATACTATCAGGAAGCACTGGCTGGGATTCCTAGACCTGATAATGATATAACACAGACACTTCACCTTTTTTCCCTAAGAGGTTTTGATGAAAGAGAAACAGTCAGTCTTCTAG GAGGACATAGCATTGGGAAGATTGGCTGTGATATCATACAAAAACGAATCTCTGACTTCAATGGGACAGGGCAGCCCGACCCAAGTATATCTCCTGATTTGCTCAAAGAGATGAGACAGAAGTGCCAGGGTAGCAATCAGACCACCAGTCACCCTCCTCCTTCACCCTTGACATCATTGGAAATGAACGAGTCTGCAGTGGGGTTGTCCTACTTCCAGACATTATCATCTTCGATGTCATCTGGAGTAGGTTTTGATACTCACTACTACCGGAGCTTGTTGAGGGGGAGAGGACTCCTCTTTTCTGATCAGCAATTGATGAATGAAGAGAAGACAGCAAGACTGGTGATGGCGTATGCTTCAGATGACGGATCAACCTTTAGAATGGACTTTGCCCGGTCATTGATGAAGATGTCAAGCCTTAGTGTTCTGACTGGAACTCAAGGTCTGGTTCGTCGGAACTGCTCCTTGGCTTCCTAA